AAAAACGTTGAGTTTTCGTCTCCCAAAGCAATCCATTTTATCCTTGATTTTTGAATCATatcctttgcttttgctttgtgCCATTCCATTACCGTTCTCTTACCCTTGCCACATTTCTATTTCCTGCTCCGACAGACTTCTTGTCTCTGCTTCTGTCTCAATTTTTTGTATGTTCTCATTTGCGGTAGCCAGTTTTTCTTCCTCTTTCGCCTTTTCACTGATTCTCCAGCTCTTTAATTCATCCTTTATTGCTTTAAACTTTCTGCCCAAGCGCTCATCCTTAAAGATTGAATCACACCCTTTGTTTAAACCTCTTTTTACCGCTTCGTCAAACCCCTGATCTTCCATCCAAGTGTGGAATACACGGAACGGAATTGGTCCGAAATTGTTCACCGATGTTGTTAGTATTAGAGGACAGTGGTCCGATACATCTCTATTTAGCACTAGTAGAGTCGCATCTGGCCACCTCATTATGAATTCTTCACAAACAAGTACCCTATCAATTTAGCTTAGATTTCCCCCCATCACCCGACATAAATGTATACCTCCTTCCCCCATGTTATACTCTTGTAGACCCGCACTCATGATGAAATTATTAAAACATAGTGCACCCCCCCCCACGTCAAATTGTGAGTTAAATCTATCTTTAGGAAATCGTACCTCGTTGAAGTCACCCAGGAGGATCCACCTGCCATGAATTGACTGTTTCAGTAATAGTAATTCATTCCACATTTGCCTTCTATTTCTTTGTACCGTCGACGCATATACATTCACCACAATCATATCCTCTTGTTCCCCTGTTACTTTTCCTTTGACTAAAATAAAATTTTGAGATAATACCTCAGACTCCTTTGTGAATACCCCTGGACTCCACATCGATAGCAGCCCCCCTGATCTCCCATCTGCATTCACTTTGATGTAATCCATCACTGTGTTATCCCAAAACCTTTTTATTATTCTTTCTGGTAATTCGCTGAACTGAGTTTCCTGAATTGCTACAAAGTTTAAGCCATATTTTGATAACAGACCTCTGACGGCCTTTGATTTCCCTACCCCTCCTGCCCCTTTGATATTAATAGTACCAAAATTCATTGTGAACCTATTTCCTCCTGTTCCTCTACAATCGTCTTCCTGATCAAGTCTTCTTTACCATTCAAGTTAACGAATACTGCTGTTCCTACCTCCTTAGTCTGCAATATCTCGTTGTTTAAATCCCCCACTAGCTGCTGTTCAACTGGCCGTAATCCATCTGTGTTTTGGGTGTCTTCTACAAGGGTTTCGCCTGACTGCGACTCTTCTTCCCAATCAGAATTGAATCCGTCTTCCGGTACCGATCCTCCACCATTTTCATTGAACAAATCGTTAATTATTTCTTGAATTCTCACATCCTTCTTATTTTTTCTTTTGACTTTTAGGGGAATCTTTTGGCGATATTGAAACCTTGTACTCTCCGTCACTTCTAAATTAATATCATTTTTAGAAACACCCTTGACACAATAAAAGTAAATATATAAAATTTCTTGTTATGATcatatatttttttctaaaatttattGAAACATACAAAATTCATTTGAATTTAAAATCAATTGAAGTCATTTGAATTGAAAAACaagatttaagaaaaaaaatcaagtttgttcCTCTTAAGTCATAACTTACCTTTAATTGTAATATTATCATACTCTCAGTCTTAACCATTGCAACTGAAACGATTAGTGATCCAAAACACCTTATATGTTTCTTACGAAAACTTTAAATTGTATTTGATCTTTGTTATATGTATACACACATGCATGCATCCGTGCGTATGTACGCATATGTTTATGTACAAGTGTATGTATAAGTGTATATATAAGTAATATTAAACGGATGGCGTATAAGTGTATATAAAAGTAATATTAAACGAATGGAGATTTTCTATATCATATGTGATATTCAACTATGCCTTAAGTAATATTAAAAGGATGGCGATTTTCTATATCATAGTGATATTCAACTATGCCTTTTGGAATCTTTGTGTGTAGTTTTGTTTCTTATTTTTTACAGTTTTATTTTTTGAACATATATAATTGTTtgtatttaaattttaaagtttaACTTATTTATTAAAAGTTATAGTAATAGTTAAAATCATAATAAccaattttaatttatatttaacttTCAAATCTGTCTCTATATATTTGGTGCCTTCTTTATCCAAAGTTGTTGTCTCGTGACTCAAATAAGTTTGTTTTCTTTCCATTAATCTTGGAAATTTGGACCATTTGTCACCGTATAAGTTATAACAATCTTTTTCATATACATAACTATTGGTATACATTATTCCAAATTTATATATGACCAAAAATCCTTAATGGATTCCTCACTTTGGCTTATAGTGGAACTTAATTATCATTTATTGttgtaaatttgtttttaatgaCTCTTATAGTGGAACTCAATTATCATTTATTGTTGTAAATTTGCTTTTGATGACTCTTTTTTGCAACTAATTAAAGTGCTTGagtgtgtatttatgtatatttGAAATGACATCATCCCTATTCAAGACAATGACCTCCAAATTTGTCTtctaatattaattttttttagtatttaaacactaggttataaccccgtgtattacacgggttgaataaaaaaaaagtaaatagtTAGTAATAAAGATTTTGTAATTATAAACCATATTTTTTAGACGATTTATAATAAAGGGTGATATAAATTAGGAGCATGTGACGTTTATTAAATTTATtcattaaaagttatataaagattatctataaataataataaaagatatCAAGTTATCAACTAATTTAGAGAAAAAATGAGCGGGAAAATAATTATGAGGATGTATAGAACTACGACATGTGTCCTCTAACAGAATCAATGCAACAAATTCATCAGTTTCTGGTTCGAATTTTTTTTATTAGCCGGATTACTAACTTGTTATTCTTACATGTTCATGATTGATCCATTTAGGAGTATAAATCTTGTAAAACTTTAAAGCTCGAGTCTGAACCACCGTTTTTGAAATGGATTTTGTGGTCTTGTAAATGGACCATAAACATATGTGTTGCGGTTATGATTTTTGTGGTCAAGTTATTGTTCACCGTATTTTACATCAGGATCAAAAGTGGAGCATTCTTTTCGAACAGGGCAACTAAAATCCTCGTAATCGTCCAGAGAAGATGATCGTAGAACGGAGGGTTTGGAGAAGATTTTTGGGGAAGATGATAATATCTGAGCTTTATGAGGTCAAGGGTCAAAGGGATATTTACattaattagtttaattaataatgtgttataataaaatcatattaaccattttgcccctgaggaaaatggcAAAATAATAGGATTTTATTAGACAAATATCAACTGATTTCatatttggaccaaaatgacaataaaagtgaaaccatagggacacAAATTTAAAAGGTTTGAATGAGACAAAAATAGTCAAAtcggaccaaaatgacagttgaCTCTGTTATATATAAAATACATGACACATGTTAGATGTTTTAGTGGTCTAAATGGTAGTTATAATAGTTATAATATATAAGTAAAGTTTAATACATAGtaagttttaaataaataaccGTAAGAATCTTATAACAAACGTTAGTGCTGGTTAGTAGCAAAAGTAATTTTATAACAAACTTTAGaaacaaataataaaatattttatagaACTTTATCCGTAATTTCTTAAATATTTGAaacatattaaatttaataatttaaattaaataataattatatacaattaaatgagagaatgacaagtgtcccaaaacaggtttcttttattatatagtatagatttctTTATAATTTTCTTACTATTTTGCTAAAAACGTTTTGTATCATATAATATAAGAACAAAATTATTCAACTAATTTGCTTGAATTAACTTAGGTACAATAATAGAGATAAGAATACAACAAGATATAATAGCTACATGAAATAGTGTCCTAGTGGGACCCATGCTTGAGCTCCATGGCTACTGAGTTGGCTC
This is a stretch of genomic DNA from Helianthus annuus cultivar XRQ/B chromosome 16, HanXRQr2.0-SUNRISE, whole genome shotgun sequence. It encodes these proteins:
- the LOC110919629 gene encoding uncharacterized protein LOC110919629, which gives rise to MNFGTINIKGAGGVGKSKAVRGLLSKYGLNFVAIQETQFSELPERIIKRFWDNTVMDYIKVNADGRSGGLLSMWSPGVFTKESEVLSQNFILVKGKVTGEQEDMIVVNVYASTVQRNRRQMWNELLLLKQSIHGRWILLGDFNEVRFPKDRFNSQFDVGGGALCFNNFIMSAGLQEYNMGEGEFIMRWPDATLLVLNRDVSDHCPLILTTSVNNFGPIPFRVFHTWMEDQGFDEAVKRGLNKGCDSIFKDERLGRKFKAIKDELKSWRISEKAKEEEKLATANENIQKIETEAETRSLSEQEIEMWQG